caaacccactttgcccaatAAAATTTTGAAGCTCTAACTCTAATAGCATCTCATGCcgattttgtattaaagcaatCATTTTTTTTTGGGAGCCATAGCAGTATGTCCAaagagtttctaagttttccAACTCTTTCCATCACTTCTCCCGCTTTATTAAATCCCAAAATCCTTTGCAAATTTCCCACATCCCAcacattattaataaccaaatattttaatctgatatgtgaataTGCACCATCTGGACATTCTGAAAACAACGGTCTTGAAtccagaaacttatcataccacaattttgtATCTCCTTTTCTAACCTttcacttagatttacttaacagctcAAACATACACTGCAGAATTTTCCTCCAAAAAGAAGAATCCAATCCATGTGGCATGCAAAGAacaatatgtcctcctttaacatatttaactttaaaaaatctagcccataaagaattttgagttaataaCTGTTAACCAAACTTCATAAACAATgaccgttgcacttccgaaatgtcccttactcctatacCCTCCCTCCTCCagaggaacacacaatttctttcAAACCCTTCatttaattttcttcttttccaTTCTAAAattccccccaaaaaaaaaaaggcaaacataccttgtatctttttaatcaccagtttttgggcatttagaacagctaacagatgcaaaTACATGCTTAAAAGCACATGTCTCGACAAAACTAGACGAcgtccttgagacaacagtctactttttcAGCCCTCAAttttcttactgattttttgaattaaagggtcaaaatgacatcTCTTCAATTTACCATCTACGATCGGCACTCCCAAATacataaaaggaaatttaccttcaataaaaccagtctcttgtAGAATTTCTTCCTTCCTCTAagcacccaacttctttgagaaaaaatagctgatttatctttattcatcCTTTGGCCAGTTTAATACTCCTTAATTACCTCCATTAATTGTCTAACATATTTTTTTACCAGCATTAGCAAATATCACAACATCATCTGCGTACATTAAATAGGATATAATAGGAGCACCACTCGGATGCGAAAACGGTAAAATCTGTTTCTCAGtcattttttttggattaatttaAAAAGAACTTCTTTcgtgatgatgaaaatatacggggACAATGGATCCCTTTACCTCAAGCCCCTTTTAGACTTGAAAAAACCCTtgtaagtgtcatgcatcataatagaaaaccatggagtagaactacaattctgaatcaacttaaaAAACCAATCTGGCAAATCAAGAGTATGGAAAATCtaatctaccacctgccactccactcgatcatacgttTTGTCATGTCAAGCTTTAACATCATATTCCCTCTTCTCACCcacctatgtaataattttgtcatcttttAAGCAaacgttatattttcaaaaatactcctccctttcataAAAGCACCTTactcaaaagatattaaatcactcaTCACCAATGATAGCTTACCaataaggattttggagaaaattttataaattacattacaaaggcttattgggcaaaatttatcaaaagaataaggatcctttacttttggaataagaactatataagaggaacaaaaatatcGAAGCAACATATCACCTTTGAAGAACTCCCTTACTGCATCCAtcacattatttttaataatcttccagcAGGTCATATATAAAGAAAACTCAAACCATCTTATCTCGGGCTACTGTTCacaaaaatagaagaaatagctgCATATACCTCCTCCTCAATTAGAACTTCCTTTAGCTGTTTTATAGAGTCCTCTGAAACCATCGATTGGATAATACTGTCTAGATTTGGCCCTTGCATTGAACTATTCTGCCCCAAGAATTACTCAAAATAAATTCACAACCTCATCATGAACCATTTGCATATTTCCCAGCACCAAACCATCAGGAAGCACCATTGAGTTCACAAGGAGTTATGCCTTCTTTGTGCAATCACcgcatggaaaaactttgaattctaatcaccatcaatcaaccatttcatctttgcttgttgCGCCAGCCTTGTCTCTTCCCTTTTATACCATACCTCCAAatgttttgaaatctaaaaggcgctagcccatacctctccatactcgcaccTAACTATAatatgataggagaatgatctgaagtatttcttttcaacaatgaagtcttagcttcaccgtattttacagaaaaaacattattaatcagaaCCTTATTAAGTTTCACCCAACTTCTCGTCAATCCTTGTTGGCCATTACACCAGGAGTATTGACTTCCTTTGAATCTGAGGTCTAATAatccacatctattaatacaaccattgaattcagtcATAGACGAAACCAAGCGAGGTtgacctcccaccctttcctcatctgactgaattacattaaaatctctcATAACAACCCAAGTCATATCAAAACTTGACATCCCCTGAAGTTGTTCCCATaattctcttctctcaatatgataccATTTAGCATATAAAAAGGTAAAAAAACAAAGAGCCTCTATCATCTATTAATAAAACTGTCAAACATTGATTTGAAGCACCAACCCAATCAACCTaaacatcatctttccagaacagCCAAATCTttccaccttcctctacattagaacaAAAATTATTAAATTGCAAAAATGCCGCCCCACCTTCGTATCTTCTCCACATCTTGAAAAAGTTCAGAAACAGCCAAAATTGAAACTTTatgatctttcacaatttgtttcaatcttctcttcgacgtgcccaaccctcttatattccaaaacataactttgcctatcataagttcaatttttgaggcactgccttaaccctcttagactttctcacttctCCATCATCTTCGTTTCTTTCTTTCGATCCACCCACTGTCACATTATCTGGGTTAGAGTAATATTCTTTTttagtatcaatgcaaacctctatatctccctcagataacacctcataattatccctacacacCACACCCTCCTCATCCCCCtttctctcatccacctcctccatcAGAAACACCTCCCCATCCTTATCTTTTTCAacttctctcccccccccccccttcatcAAAAACTCTGTTTTCTTGATCAGTCCTAGGACAACCACCCAGTTCTACCAGCACCCCTATTACCCCTAACTTATGATCTTGAAAACATTCaactttctctccactattcttctctaccaaGTTCACTTTGTCCACTTTATGTGTACCCACATTACTAACCTCATTtacaacttctttatttttcttattcaCATTTAAAGGACCACTTACATCTCCATTCTTCTTTTCTTCCACCCTCTGATTCTGAATCTACAAAACAGGACATTCCTCTTCAACTTTATGTGTACTCACATTAATAACCTctttcacaatttctttatttttctcattcacaTTTGAAGGACCACTTACATCTCCATTCTTCTTTTCTTCCACCCTCTGATTCTGAATCTACAAAAtaggaccttcctcttcaactataacattttattttctacccacttctttccaaaccatcccatctccctccttcctcatacctaccttaCTTTCATCCTTAGGCTTTACTCTAAACCGGCATACTACatcagtgtgaccttgcctacaacatttattacaataaaaacccctcttctcatatattaccctttgtcAACTCAGTTTTTGTCCTACCACTAATGGAAAACCTCCATAGGATCCTTttgcaaatccacttcaacacataatcttgCTCCAGTGGCTTGTGTTCTATATAATATGGCATTATCCATACCcaagaatctaccaaatctagtgtccaaactctgtaaacagtccattctatatTAATATAAAGGCAAActtggtaagaaaatccattgtgGTGCGATCGATGACTCCTTGTTAACATCAAAATTCATGGACTAGTTAAATAGCTGAAATTGGCACcttgccacccatcttccttctcgtgcccatgcatgaatgtagtgCTTTTCATTCACCAAATGCAACAAAACATAATAGttttccataaaacttatcatcgGAACTTCAGAAAGACCCtaagattggataatatgccttcgAAGGACATCGATAGATGGCCTTGcaaaaagaaatttaagcaccaatgcaaacttcagatccGCAACAACCTTTTCCATTTCCACAtccaagaacacaaaacctaattccccattaatcAGTTCTGGATTCCTCAAAGGGATTTTGAATTTcgaagatggaattggcctcttcaatgCTTCCGCAAACGATTTTCCCCCCAGCAAAACCTTCCCCCTTTCCGACCGTATcatcccccgaaccactccccGCAACCCGTAAACCACCATCGACACCTCCCCTTAACCCTCCGATAACAGCTACCGTAGACGGTGCGGCCATGGCTAGAGGCTAAAAAGAAACCTGAATTTCGATGGTGCCTGCAACCTCCTTGGCGTGCGGTGTCCCTTCCCGAAAATTCATAGTAACGATAACGTTGTTGGATAGGCTACGTCGTTGTCATCACTGTATGTCGCCATTGCTGGTTCGCCATCGCAGTTTCGTCGTCGTCATCACCGTATCAAGTTCTCTTTCTCAGCCTTAACCCACCTACTTGAGAGAAGAGAACCCGAGAGCTACGTTCATTTCTCCACAACCAAGCAACTTGCCTACTGGTAGTACGTCGCCGTCGTAGAAGCTTCCCAGCGGTTCACTGTAACAAAGTTGCCATTGGATTTCATCATCGCCGCCAACTGTAAACTAGGGAACGAAGTTACTAATCCTTTCCCTACCCTTGATAGTCGCAGCTTTCATTGTGTTGTCACCGTCTCAGATTCTTCTCGGCGGTTCACGTCGCCGTTGGATACGTCATCGTCGCCATCACCGTCGCAGCTTCGTTAGCTGTCGTTGGTTCACCATCGTCGCCGTTGCTTTTGTCGCCACTGCCAACTGTAAACCTTGACAGTCGCAACTTTCGTCGCGTCGTCACCGTctcaaaaaaaccctaaatcaatcAACCTAAAAATATTCACCACCTATACAAGACATGGGCTTATGGAATGAGTTGGTGAATTAGATTTCACTAGTTAGATCCACATTTAAATATTGAGCCTAAACTCCTTTTATGTAATACAATACATCTTTAATTAATTATACTTATTGGGATGATTAGTCAAATAGATTTTTATATTGatcaattaaattaattttaggcATTGACAAATTTTTTGTGCCTACACATTTCACAATTAATTGCCTCAATATAAGGCctatttagttttggaaaataatttttatttttagtttttcaaaaaattataaaaaattcaactttttGGTTTTACGACCTTTgtataaaaaatttggaaacaataaACACGGGTAAATAGTTTTCTTTtccaatatattttttaatttcaaataattacaaaaatgcctcattatttttctatttttaaaattttctagaaaagttagatgaatttttattattttctagatttctaatttgtatacaattttttttaaaaaaaaattgaataataagGTGGGGTTTTGATCATTATTTGAAAtctagaaacaaaaacaaaaactttTTTCTTCGACTAAACAAACattttattttctgtctttttaatttatattttgaagaataaataggaaaataagttaaatttttataattattttgaaaattaaaaataattttccccAACTGAATAGGCTCCAAATTATCTAAGTAAGAAAATTTTGTAAAGCTTAATGAGCTAATATAACCTCTCTTCTTTTTCATgactaaaaattttcaaatgccATTTTTCTACCTCTTTTGCCTTTTGGTTCTTATTGCTGCATGTAAATCAACCATTACCATTGTTCCAACTTCCAACTCACTCACTAATAAAGTTGATTTCATGGCACCATTTTATCAATCAAATAAATATTCCAAATAGGTATAGTATTTTTCTAAAATGGAATTGTTTTGAGTTGAATAACCTTCTTCATATTCAATAAGTTCTCTATAGACTAAAGTTATATATAAGATTAAACTATGCAAAAATGGCATAGGTATTCAATAAAAGGTgataaaaaggagaaaaagagtgatgttaaataatatgttttaaCAAACTAATTTTGCAAATATTAAACCTATGATCTAGAACAAATTAAGAGGTTACTTTATAAAGTAGACATACTCACGACTCATGAAAATATGCTTGTCATGCCTAAACACTACTGATATGCATTAGAGGTTATCATGAGGCCATTATCCTCTCCCCTAAAAGGTAGCTTATTAGGGTATACAATGCCTATGCTTAGAAGTCCTTAGGATCTCCCAACTGTTTCTGATGTGGGACAAAAGCACCTTGCAGCCTACCTTTTGGCATTTGGCATGACACCTTGCCTACCTCTCCTAAGTGCTTGGCATGTCACCCTGCCTACCCTCCTGGGCACTTGCCTATGACCACTCTGCCTACCCACTTGGGTTCTTGGTGTGATTCAAATTGAGTCGGGTTGCCCCTGATACCAATTAATCACGTGGCCATTACCTTCTCCACAAAAGGTACCTTATTATGGCATGTAGCGCCCACACTTATAAGCCCTCAAGATCTCCCAACCATTTTCGATCTGGGATAGAAGCACCATCCCTACCCTCTAGTGCTTGGTAAGACACCCTACCTACCCTTCCTGGGTGCTTGGCATGTCACCCTGCTTACCCTTTAGGTGTTTGACGTGACATTAACAACACTCTATCATGGGGCCATTACCCTCTCCCCAAAAAgaaaatggtattagagccaacctGTTTCGATTCGACTCATGTCAAGCGCCCAAGGGGTTAGGCAGGATGACCATCAATGATGAGGGCATTGCCGAATTaggtgggggagaatgtcatgtCAAGCGCCCACGAGGATTGGCAAGGTGACACGTTAAGCACCCAGGAGGGGTAGGCAGGGTGTCTTCAGCACCAAAGGGTAGGCAGGGTGTTTTTGTCCCACATCGAAACCAATTAGGAGATCCCGAGGGCTTATAAGCGTGGGAGTTGCACACCTTAATGAGGTGCCTTTTTGGGGAGAGTGACAGGGAGATCTTGGACttataaggagtgtttgagctcCAACTAAGTGAAacaccttttataggacaaacccgtGAGGCTAGTGGGTCAAAGTGGATAATATCTTACCAAAGTTAGGCCTAGAACTGTTACAGAGGTGgaggtcattttttttttgtctattaAAATCTTTAATTGGCTTCGAGGACAATCATAGATGTTTAATGTCACAAAAATTCAAATGTGATTTTATATAATTAAAGACAAGCATTCGCTCGTAAACAATGGTACTTAATTTCTGATTTCTCAAATGCCAAAACCAAGCATGCATTTGCATAATTTCTATCAATGCATGCACGGTGTTCAACCAACTAAACGCTCTTGATTCAATTCTCCATCGTATTCTAAAAccctttctttaaaaaaaataaaataaaagtctgtatataattttattaatgttGTATTATTTTTTCGCCTCTTTAAAAATACTTAGTGcattcattaaaaataaaaaaaaaataagataaaataaaatgctTCATCCTTGTGAGGGGTTTGGGCATGAACCGCCAAGGCCATAATCACAATCATGCATAGACATATATAGTAGGcactatattaattaaatattagaGGTACAAACTACAAACAACAAAGGTCATTATCCTCTCATTTATACAAATAAAACACACCACACAGAAAACTTCCACTCATGCCATCACATTAACCCTTTCAACTAAATCCATCTCTACCCATTCTTAACTTATATTTtcagaagtaaaaaaaaaaaagaaaaaaaaaatcactcccTGCCCAAAACTTCTTCATCCACGTATCAACTTTCTAATTTCCCTgcaaaacaaaaatgaaattcctgacaatatatatttttttggaacaCCCATTGAATACTTCACTAATCCACTAGATAATGGTCCGTATCTTTACCCTTCTCCACTTAAACAGCCAAGTATTATCCCAAATGAAAAGCCATATCCCAAAACTAgaacataataatttttaaaaagaaaaaaaaaaaaaaacatagaacataaatcTCTGTCTGTGTGTGTGTTAATTGCATCCACCTCTCTGCATAGAGGTAGAAAGGTTAATTACCCAAGCCAGTAAAGATTGAAAGTAAAAGTAAAAACGTTACCTTGCCAACGGCAACATGAGCAGCTTTAAGGCCCTTAGAATTGGGATGGGAGATGGTCCTGCTtattcctcctcctcctcctgccGCTGCTGCTCTGGGAACAAAAGGCCTTCTGCTTCTGCTTCTGCCTCTGCTAGGGGGAGGAATGTTGGAGTGTGTCTCCGGCCCTCTATAGTCTATCACATATACTTCCCCCGCCACATCCATTCCCCCTGCTGCTTCCTCCCATGcataagtaaattaattaattaagcactAGCTAGTACCACACGCGcatatacatatgtatacatCGAGGAAGggatgtatttatatatgtaccTTTTGAGAAGCAAGTCTGCAGAGGAAGGAAGAGGAGAAAGATGACGATGATGGTGGAGTGCTTGAGCTCCATGGCAGCACGCATTCAGAGAAATTGAAAGGCTATTTAATTCTTGGCTGTGATGAGAGAAGTATGAGGAATGAAGAAGGTAGCTAGAGAGGATGGGAAGTTAAGTTTCAGCTTTTGGGAATTGAAGCCATCGCCATCTGCACAGCATGCAAGTAGGTTGCTTAGCTGCAACTGCAAACATAATTGGGTCGATGTGGATGTGCTGGGGTTGCAACACATTTATGGTTCATATCCACCCTCTAGTTTGCCCTAATTTGTTTCGGTGACTTGAGAGTAAGTATCTTTAGTTTATGTTGCGTTCAATAAAAGTCTCAGATAAGGTCTTTTAAAGGGAGAGAATTAGCTTACTTATATAGTGTTACGCAATTTTCATGGGACACGAATGACTAATCATTCTCGATAATTAACTAAAAGGACTcgattatctttttattttttcatttttactgatactatttttttttatcaagatATTATTTGAGGTGAAATTGTTAGATACACTAGGAATATAAACCGAGGCCAATATGATtttactatatatgtataaaaaataattataattacaTAATTTAGTCAAAACACAAATGCATAGTGAAGTCATATTAATTTCAGTGTATACATCTGATGGgtatttattattttctcatGGTtagttgttgaatttgaatttgtatgaatttgaatgAAATTCAATCCAcacaattttatactatattttttttttttcaaattcacgtAATTCTAAACTGAAACTCGAAATTCATACTCTTAAACACAAAATAGCGATAATTTAATCTTTTGAATGATCTGCTTGTACTTTATAAATGAAAAATTCAAACATGAGATAGATTAACAATGATAGCACCTTAGCCGCATAATCAAATTTAAGATTAAGTTCTAATATagcaatgtgtatatatatatatatatatatatatatatatatatatatatatatatatatttgtgatctattattatttgtttttaatttggaGGGTCCAAGCAGGACAGCCCCATGTCCTGCATTATTGAAATTAATGTCCTTGGTTTGTTCCCTTAGCCAAACTTGTATCTTGTGGTGAAAAGATGGGCATGTCTCATATAgccaaataaataaaataaaataaaacaaaataatggTATCATTTTCTTGGAAtgggaaaaagaaaacaaaatagtGTTCATATCACATGTGATCTTCACTTGATTGGATGCTCATGAAGAAAATTTTGTTTACAAATTATTATTCTAAAAAACAGTTTCGATCGATTGAAATTTGTTGTACGATTGTTTGATAATTTAATTTAAGATTGGAGTATAAAAATAGCAATGGACTGTTTGATTAATGCAATTATGAAATGTTAAGTTTATGTTTAAATTAAGGATGTCATtcgagaaaatatatatatatatatatatatatttgtttttctCTATATCTAATATTGCTTAGagtgaaaattttatttaaaattttaaaaagttgaaGATTAATGccatataaaaattaaatttttgtttatttttataatatatatatatatatatatatatatttctcaattTCCTTGACGGTTAAATTTGTTCTCTTTTCCTAAATATTTTTAAGCGCTAAATAGAGTTAAAAGTACCAAATCAATCAAAATAAAGTTAAAATGAAACAATTTACGTtggcctttaaaaaaaaaaaatcttacatattgatgatttttaattttctttttgaatGGAAAATCACTATATAAGTATTTTACATaaaaaattgcattttttttaaaaaaaattcaaaaacatatttgaaaataattatttgaaatatttagatTATATTTTATTCGCCAATATCCCTACTTAAAAAGGGCTAGTTTTGATAGAAGAATTTGATAGTTTGTATTAAAGAAAATTTGTAATTATCATAAAATAAAGATCATCTAAAGCTTTTTAAGAATTCATGAGAAGGGATAAATAGGGAATAGCAATTAcccatattttattttttttattaattttgtttgCTCCTAAAAATAAGTAATACGCAAACTAAATGTGACCTTAGTTTCAAAAAGGGGAATTCATCTTTTAAAAATAGATAAACTAGTTAGGCATCACATTATTACATTTGGTTTTTTCTAATTAAGTACAAgaaatattcattttatttttattgaaattttagtTTACTTTTGGCACTTGTTGTGCATAGACATTTGGctattaagaatatatatatatatagtctttGAATAATATGACTTTATTTTTTTgtgaattaaaaattgaaaatttcataTCAGAGATTTTAGGTTTGAATTTTGGGAGAGGACGAAAGAAGTATGACAATGGACGGATATGAATTACTTCCCATTATGTAATCTTGAACGAATATTACACCAAAAGATGATTTTGTTTTGCctgcataaaaatatatataatttgttttTTGCAACTATCCTCCTCCATAAAGAAAGAACATCAAGGTCCTATTTAGACTTTGGAAAACATATacaatggaaaggaaaatttgaaggaatttatttttttatatttagttatCAATAAATTAATCAACAAATTTGATTGAATgtattattaatatttgattttttttaattttttagtcaTACTaggataaatttttattttaaatactaattaCCATCAAgaggaaatataatgaaaaatgagtttttttaaattttatttttccaacaaaatatttgaaccaaagaaaaaaaaaatacacttgCTTCACCtagttttttgctaaaaaaatcgaaaatagtaaataaataatcaaataaatagaatagaattaaaaaaaaaaaaaaacaaataaagtcATCAAATAAAGTTAAGGTCATTTTCATGGGCATTATTAGAGGGCCTAAAAATGTTAAGGCATTGGTTGGATGaattaataaataaatcaataaattatatatatatatatatagcaatatATACTTGATTAATTCTTTGGTGTCTTGCAAACTTGCGAAAGCCGCCAGGACTCTAAGCTTAAGCTTGGTAGTAAGATTAGATGGAGTCATGGAGACATTTGGGGATttgtggaatatatatatatatatagcttttcaaaaatttataaaaggtcaagttattttttagttttgtagcatataataataataataataataataataataataataataataacaacaacaacaacaaaatcaaaccttagtctcactaagtggggtcggttatataaattcttttccgccaatttatgcgatcatagaccatttcttttgatagattcaaggatattaaatctttactcactatctcctcctaagttattttaagtctacccctactcCTTCTATTGCCCttcacagtaactaagtcactctttctcacaggtgcactataagacatatgttgcaagtgtccatacatacatacatacagatCATTATCTATCCATacattacaatcccaaaataacaaaataaaaccCGTTGGTAACTCACCAGCTCTATCAATCACTAGTCACAATCTAATCTCGGCCCTAAAGTAAGCTAGGGGCGATttcccgaaggacctgaaaaatcatttgtataatgtggtgagacactttttagtaaaacaaattatattattatcagtgtgtggctagcatgagttcttgTATGAATATAAAATTTCATCATTCAATTGTACATGAAAGTGGCATTTAAAAGAAAACTGTACTATAttgtatattagaagatacatAATTTCCGAGTAATAACTCTCAGCTCAATAT
This Malania oleifera isolate guangnan ecotype guangnan chromosome 11, ASM2987363v1, whole genome shotgun sequence DNA region includes the following protein-coding sequences:
- the LOC131168621 gene encoding uncharacterized protein LOC131168621 isoform X1 gives rise to the protein MRAAMELKHSTIIVIFLLFLPLQTCFSKAGGMDVAGEVYVIDYRGPETHSNIPPPSRGRSRSRRPFVPRAAAAGGGGGISRTISHPNSKGLKAAHVAVGKVTFLLLLSIFTGLGN
- the LOC131168621 gene encoding uncharacterized protein LOC131168621 isoform X2 → MRAAMELKHSTIIVIFLLFLPLQTCFSKAGGMDVAGEVYVIDYRGPETHSNIPPPSRGRSRSRRPFVPRAAAAGGGGGISRTISHPNSKGLKAAHVAVGKGN